Proteins encoded within one genomic window of Polaribacter sp. NJDZ03:
- a CDS encoding PepSY domain-containing protein, whose translation MKKTTRYSFRKLINDIHLWLGLASGIILFLVCISGTILTFYHEIKDFFADDFSIEKTANKETVSALVTTLKVAEIGFVAGVTIAADPKKPYVFNVKKNLKERRGSRVLVNPFSSEIITLKKTSADAFLATTFKLHRWLLLDAKIGRPIVGVATIIFLIISFSGIYLWFPKKLKWRNIKQGFKIKTKANWKRINYDLHNTLGFYTCIFIIIMGITGLCWSFEGYKDGLGNLIGTQIFNRSSPEFLIENTPSNKVISVDEAILIANKTLDYKGDLSVTFPSEKKNYYRFSKTNDANFSPVTSDLLFVAQYGEVLAVDYFKDNPLNVQFASLIKPIHTGEIYGLFSKIIYFFVCLIATSLPVTGTIIWINKLKKSKKEKV comes from the coding sequence ATGAAAAAAACAACTCGGTATTCTTTTAGAAAGCTTATAAACGATATTCATTTATGGTTGGGTTTGGCTAGTGGAATTATTTTATTTTTAGTGTGTATAAGCGGAACAATTTTAACTTTTTATCATGAAATAAAAGATTTTTTTGCTGATGATTTTAGTATTGAAAAAACAGCAAATAAAGAGACGGTAAGCGCTTTAGTAACCACCTTAAAAGTTGCTGAAATAGGTTTTGTAGCCGGGGTAACTATTGCTGCAGACCCAAAGAAACCGTATGTTTTTAATGTAAAAAAAAATCTAAAAGAGAGGCGTGGTTCTAGGGTGTTGGTCAACCCTTTTTCTAGTGAAATAATAACATTAAAAAAAACAAGTGCAGATGCATTTTTAGCAACAACATTTAAATTACATAGATGGCTTTTGTTGGATGCTAAAATAGGAAGGCCTATTGTAGGTGTTGCTACCATTATCTTTTTAATTATTTCATTTTCTGGTATTTATTTATGGTTTCCTAAAAAGCTAAAATGGCGAAATATAAAACAAGGTTTTAAAATTAAAACCAAGGCCAATTGGAAACGTATAAATTACGATTTACATAATACATTAGGCTTCTACACATGTATATTTATTATAATTATGGGTATTACTGGCTTGTGTTGGTCTTTTGAAGGTTATAAAGATGGTTTGGGAAATTTAATAGGAACTCAAATTTTTAACCGTTCTAGTCCAGAGTTTCTTATAGAAAATACCCCAAGTAATAAAGTGATTTCGGTTGATGAAGCAATTTTAATAGCCAATAAAACTCTTGATTATAAAGGAGATTTATCAGTAACCTTTCCTAGTGAAAAAAAGAATTACTATCGCTTTAGTAAAACGAATGATGCTAACTTTTCTCCGGTAACATCAGACCTATTATTTGTTGCGCAGTATGGAGAAGTTTTAGCGGTAGATTATTTTAAAGACAACCCCTTAAATGTACAATTTGCATCGTTAATAAAACCGATTCATACCGGAGAGATTTATGGTCTGTTTTCTAAAATAATTTATTTTTTTGTGTGTTTAATCGCTACAAGTTTACCTGTTACAGGTACTATTATTTGGATAAATAAATTAAAGAAATCAAAAAAGGAAAAGGTATAA
- a CDS encoding CBS domain-containing protein: MRRDEPISTIMATNLVTLNVNGDLVTAEKMFIEHKIKHIPVVRDKEIIGMLSYSDIQKVSESRLTEDGTSVNSFVNNTFTIKQVMDKNITAIPPYTSIKDAAELLTTKGFHALPVVEDSELVGIVTTRDLVKYLVAKL; this comes from the coding sequence ATGAGAAGAGACGAGCCGATATCTACAATAATGGCAACAAATTTAGTTACATTAAATGTTAATGGAGATTTAGTAACTGCAGAAAAGATGTTTATAGAACATAAAATAAAACATATTCCTGTAGTTCGTGATAAAGAAATTATAGGTATGCTAAGTTATTCTGATATACAGAAAGTTAGTGAATCTCGTTTAACCGAAGACGGAACTTCTGTAAATAGCTTTGTAAATAATACATTTACAATAAAACAGGTTATGGATAAAAATATTACAGCAATTCCGCCATATACATCTATTAAAGATGCAGCAGAATTATTAACAACAAAAGGATTTCATGCTTTACCAGTAGTTGAAGATTCTGAACTAGTAGGAATAGTTACTACAAGGGATTTAGTAAAATATTTGGTAGCAAAATTATAG